A single Micromonospora sp. CCTCC AA 2012012 DNA region contains:
- a CDS encoding SDR family NAD(P)-dependent oxidoreductase: MYTDLTGKVVLVSGSSSGIGRATALAYATEGARVGITYHRDRDGAEQTAEAVRAAGGEGLVCRYDLRDERTAQDTVEQVAERWGGLDVLVANAISWGDAIPRPGAPRPAFEDVPAKQWQDVLQTTVAGPYHLVQAALPAMRGRPWGRIVFLGAGLADTGLPGAGSYGAGKSALYGLARSLAWELGERDILVNTVVPGQTLTANVLAHMPAPAREAKAATLPTGRMSTPEDVATAVVFLGSAANGNITGETLRVTGGS, from the coding sequence ATGTACACCGACCTCACCGGCAAGGTCGTGCTCGTCTCCGGCTCCAGCTCCGGCATCGGGCGGGCGACCGCGTTGGCCTATGCGACCGAAGGGGCCCGGGTCGGCATCACCTACCACCGCGACCGGGACGGCGCGGAGCAGACGGCGGAGGCAGTCCGGGCGGCCGGCGGCGAGGGCCTCGTCTGCCGGTACGACCTGCGCGACGAGCGCACCGCCCAGGACACGGTCGAGCAGGTCGCCGAGCGCTGGGGCGGCCTGGACGTGCTGGTCGCCAACGCCATCAGCTGGGGCGACGCCATCCCGCGGCCCGGCGCGCCGCGCCCGGCGTTCGAGGACGTGCCGGCTAAGCAGTGGCAGGACGTGCTGCAGACGACCGTGGCCGGCCCGTACCACCTGGTGCAGGCGGCGCTGCCGGCGATGCGCGGGCGGCCGTGGGGCCGGATCGTCTTCCTCGGCGCCGGACTGGCCGACACCGGCCTGCCCGGTGCCGGCTCGTACGGCGCCGGCAAGTCGGCCCTCTACGGCCTGGCCCGCAGCCTGGCCTGGGAGCTGGGCGAGCGCGACATCCTGGTCAACACCGTGGTGCCCGGCCAGACGCTGACCGCCAATGTGCTGGCCCACATGCCGGCGCCGGCCCGCGAGGCGAAGGCCGCCACGCTGCCCACCGGGCGCATGTCCACCCCAGAGGATGTGGCCACGGCCGTGGTTTTCCTCGGCTCGGCCGCCAACGGCAACATCACCGGGGAGACGCTGCGGGTCACCGGCGGTAGCTGA
- a CDS encoding FAD-dependent monooxygenase has translation MREPYTPVLIAGGSLVGLSSALFLARQGVSCLLVERHPSTSVHPRAVGYYPRTMELLRQAGLEEPALKAAAGFASHRTRAGFESLAGRMLFSRTEMDEDDLGAVTPCRLLLLTQDRLEPLLRAKAEQLGADLRFATTLTSFSQDPSGVDAELFDEQTGRTSRIRADYLIGADGPRSLVREALGIPRTGRGVLSRHVSIAFRADLAPVLDGRRFSVVHVANEQVRGIMVHDDTLREGTLIVGYDPEHGETLDDFTDQRCGELVRAAIGVPDIEVRIRSRFPWDMAESTATRYRDGRVLLAGDAAHVIPPTGGYGANTGIADAHNLAWKLAAVLAGQAGPDLLDSYDSERRPVGAFAASQGALQFAIRSGQATDEQRAAALDAQVVTMGYRYPTAAVDLPFAVDPAERTAEPGTRAPHVWLNRDGADTSTLDLFGSGFTVLAAGPEDRWTAAARAAAAETGVVINAWTIDPDDEFHRAYRLAPGAAVLVRPDGFVAWRSPADPGDPAGALVSAVRDVLFPTTA, from the coding sequence ATGAGGGAGCCATACACCCCGGTGCTGATCGCCGGTGGCAGTCTCGTGGGTCTGTCGAGCGCGCTCTTCCTGGCGCGGCAGGGTGTGTCGTGCCTGCTGGTCGAGCGGCATCCGAGCACGTCGGTGCATCCCCGGGCGGTCGGCTACTACCCGCGCACCATGGAGCTGCTGCGTCAGGCCGGCCTGGAGGAGCCGGCGCTCAAGGCCGCCGCCGGCTTCGCGTCGCACCGCACCCGGGCCGGCTTCGAGTCGCTGGCGGGGCGGATGCTGTTCAGCCGGACCGAGATGGACGAGGACGACCTCGGGGCGGTCACGCCCTGTCGACTGCTGCTGCTCACCCAGGACCGCCTCGAGCCGCTGCTGCGAGCGAAGGCCGAGCAGCTCGGTGCCGACCTGCGGTTCGCCACCACCCTCACGTCGTTCAGTCAGGATCCGTCCGGGGTGGACGCGGAGCTGTTCGACGAGCAGACCGGGCGGACCTCGCGGATACGGGCGGACTACCTGATCGGGGCGGACGGGCCGCGCAGCCTGGTGCGGGAGGCGCTGGGCATTCCCCGTACCGGCAGGGGGGTGTTGTCGCGGCACGTCAGCATCGCCTTCCGGGCGGACCTGGCGCCGGTGCTGGACGGGCGGCGCTTCAGCGTCGTGCACGTGGCGAACGAGCAGGTGCGCGGCATCATGGTGCACGACGACACGTTGCGCGAAGGCACGCTGATCGTCGGTTACGACCCGGAGCACGGCGAGACCCTGGACGACTTCACCGACCAGCGGTGCGGCGAGCTGGTCCGGGCCGCCATCGGGGTGCCGGACATCGAGGTGCGGATCCGGTCCCGGTTCCCGTGGGACATGGCCGAGTCGACGGCCACCCGGTACCGCGACGGCCGGGTTCTGCTGGCCGGCGACGCCGCTCACGTAATCCCGCCGACCGGTGGGTACGGCGCCAACACCGGCATCGCCGACGCGCACAACCTGGCCTGGAAGCTGGCGGCCGTGCTGGCCGGGCAGGCCGGACCGGACCTGCTGGACAGCTACGACAGCGAGCGGCGTCCGGTCGGCGCGTTCGCCGCGTCGCAGGGCGCCCTGCAGTTCGCCATCCGTTCCGGGCAGGCCACCGACGAGCAGCGGGCCGCAGCACTCGACGCGCAGGTGGTGACCATGGGTTACCGCTACCCGACGGCGGCTGTCGACCTGCCGTTCGCGGTCGACCCGGCCGAGCGGACCGCCGAGCCGGGCACCCGGGCGCCGCACGTGTGGCTGAACCGCGACGGCGCCGACACCTCGACCCTGGACCTGTTCGGGTCCGGGTTCACCGTGCTGGCCGCCGGTCCGGAGGACCGGTGGACGGCGGCGGCCCGGGCCGCCGCGGCGGAGACCGGCGTGGTGATCAACGCCTGGACGATCGACCCGGACGACGAGTTCCACCGGGCGTACCGGCTGGCGCCGGGGGCGGCGGTGCTGGTCCGCCCGGACGGCTTCGTGGCCTGGCGGTCGCCGGCCGATCCGGGCGACCCGGCGGGGGCGCTGGTGAGCGCGGTCCGCGACGTTCTGTTTCCCACCACGGCGTGA
- a CDS encoding peptide MFS transporter, producing MTGRLGPLFVLDMCERFSFFGLAATLVLYLVAAEGPGLPGAQAAQVFGAYVALSFLSGAAGGWVADRLLGPRATALTGGVLIACGHLLLAVPVLYAGLLCLAIGTGLVKPATAALVAELPSGRDHTASLYSVFYVSVQFSAIAGPLVAGLVADRVGWTVALAAPAVVMAIGLGVFATGAVPARGPLRPLPPAAARRLAWYAAGAAAALAALSLGLAAGHRLSITPVLLGLGLVTIAAPFVDLRLLRRALAADPVARHRLSALAWLLGAGSAYWLIFAQGSSALALFARDHTGRTVAGVTVPAAWLQALHPALVLVLAPVYAEVRRRRDIPRHPALSFAAALAAAGASFVLLAIAQRQAAAGPVSAWWLGGVYLLQAAGELIVGPLGLALTARLAPAGLTARYLGLYGLFAALGALAGNRVYQLASVVRPETYFACCGLAVVLIGVALLVAGPALDRRGGFGGGPDQRARVTDIPEKVRNG from the coding sequence GTGACCGGGCGGCTCGGTCCGCTGTTCGTACTCGACATGTGCGAACGGTTCAGCTTCTTCGGTCTCGCCGCCACCCTGGTGCTGTACCTGGTCGCCGCGGAGGGACCGGGCCTGCCCGGCGCGCAGGCGGCGCAGGTGTTCGGCGCGTACGTCGCGCTGTCGTTCCTCAGCGGTGCAGCGGGCGGCTGGGTCGCCGACCGGCTGCTCGGCCCCCGCGCCACCGCGCTGACCGGGGGCGTGCTGATCGCTTGCGGCCACCTGCTGCTGGCGGTGCCCGTGCTCTATGCGGGGCTGCTGTGCCTGGCGATCGGCACCGGACTGGTCAAGCCGGCCACCGCCGCGCTGGTCGCCGAGCTGCCGTCGGGTCGGGACCACACCGCGTCGCTCTACTCGGTGTTCTACGTCAGCGTCCAGTTCAGCGCGATTGCCGGGCCCCTGGTCGCCGGGCTGGTCGCGGACCGGGTGGGCTGGACGGTCGCGCTCGCCGCGCCGGCCGTGGTGATGGCGATCGGTCTGGGCGTCTTCGCCACCGGCGCGGTTCCGGCGCGCGGCCCGCTGCGCCCGCTGCCACCGGCGGCGGCGCGCCGGCTGGCGTGGTACGCGGCCGGCGCCGCTGCCGCGCTGGCGGCGCTGTCGCTCGGGCTTGCCGCCGGCCACCGGCTGTCGATCACCCCGGTGCTGCTCGGGCTGGGCCTGGTCACGATCGCCGCGCCCTTCGTCGACCTGCGGCTGCTGCGCCGGGCGCTGGCCGCCGACCCGGTCGCGCGGCACCGTCTGAGCGCGCTGGCGTGGCTGCTCGGGGCCGGATCGGCGTACTGGTTGATCTTCGCCCAGGGCTCGTCGGCGCTGGCGCTGTTCGCCCGCGACCACACCGGCCGAACCGTCGCCGGTGTCACCGTGCCGGCCGCCTGGCTGCAGGCCCTGCACCCGGCGCTGGTGCTGGTGCTGGCGCCGGTCTACGCCGAGGTGCGCCGGCGCCGGGACATCCCGCGGCATCCGGCCCTGTCGTTCGCGGCCGCGCTCGCCGCCGCAGGCGCCAGCTTCGTCCTGCTCGCCATCGCCCAGCGGCAGGCCGCCGCCGGCCCGGTGTCCGCCTGGTGGCTGGGCGGCGTCTATCTGCTGCAGGCGGCTGGCGAGCTGATCGTCGGGCCGCTCGGGCTGGCCCTGACCGCCCGGCTCGCACCAGCCGGCCTGACCGCCCGTTACCTCGGCCTGTACGGGCTGTTCGCGGCGCTCGGCGCGCTGGCCGGCAACCGTGTCTACCAGCTCGCCAGTGTGGTGCGGCCGGAAACCTACTTCGCCTGCTGCGGCCTGGCCGTGGTGCTGATCGGTGTCGCCCTGCTGGTGGCCGGACCGGCTCTGGATCGCCGGGGCGGGTTCGGCGGCGGCCCGGATCAGCGAGCCCGAGTGACGGATATCCCAGAGAAGGTGAGGAACGGATGA
- a CDS encoding FAD-binding oxidoreductase, producing the protein MAWAALTDGLSGDLVLPGDERYPQARELQQVEFDAIEPLAVVYCATVADVQRAVRFAAEHDVPVRLRSGGHSHNGWSTGEALIIDVSRLDHVRLTGATVHLGPGLRSVDALDRLGPLGRQIVTGTFPTVAAGGFLAGGGLGWQTRRFGVGSDRLVSAKVVLADGRLVSCSEDEEPDLFWALRGGGGGTFGVVVDYEVRPIAAPALVRYETVWPLARAPELLAAWQDWCVEAPDTLGSSLVVLPSFGPDKPASIRIWGVSLDGADRLGRELAQLAERAAGAPAEARVTGPEPYSEAMHRSLCGELSPAECHRTGTSPVARGHRHPLTLRSYRLTDRAMTAAEASAAVEAWDPSLDQERYLLLIAVGGRANDIDPAATGYVHRTARFLVGYQYALRNPSPEAMPAAWAWTDRTAATLEPVACGSYVNFPSTRPEPDWPARFFGTNLPRLRAVKRAVDPGNFFRHEQSIAP; encoded by the coding sequence GTGGCTTGGGCTGCGCTCACCGACGGACTCTCCGGTGACCTGGTCCTCCCCGGCGACGAGCGCTACCCGCAGGCCCGCGAGCTGCAGCAAGTTGAGTTCGACGCGATCGAGCCGCTGGCGGTGGTCTACTGCGCCACGGTCGCCGACGTCCAGCGCGCGGTCCGGTTCGCCGCCGAGCACGATGTCCCGGTGCGCCTGCGCAGCGGCGGGCACAGCCACAACGGCTGGTCCACCGGCGAGGCACTGATCATCGACGTGTCCCGGCTCGACCACGTCCGGCTCACCGGTGCCACCGTGCACCTGGGACCAGGGCTGCGCTCGGTCGACGCGCTCGACCGGCTCGGACCGCTCGGCCGGCAGATCGTCACCGGCACCTTCCCGACCGTCGCGGCCGGCGGCTTCCTGGCCGGCGGTGGCCTGGGCTGGCAGACCCGCCGGTTCGGGGTGGGCAGCGACCGGCTCGTCTCCGCCAAGGTCGTGCTCGCCGACGGCCGGCTCGTAAGCTGCAGCGAGGACGAGGAGCCGGACCTGTTCTGGGCGCTGCGCGGCGGCGGTGGCGGCACCTTCGGCGTGGTGGTCGACTACGAAGTACGCCCGATCGCCGCCCCCGCACTGGTGCGCTACGAGACCGTCTGGCCGCTGGCGCGGGCCCCGGAGCTGCTCGCCGCCTGGCAGGACTGGTGCGTGGAGGCCCCGGACACGCTCGGCTCCTCGCTGGTCGTGCTGCCGTCGTTCGGTCCGGACAAGCCCGCCTCGATACGGATCTGGGGAGTGTCGCTGGACGGCGCCGACCGGCTGGGCCGGGAACTGGCCCAGCTCGCCGAGCGGGCCGCCGGTGCACCGGCCGAGGCTCGGGTGACCGGACCTGAGCCGTACTCCGAGGCGATGCACCGCAGTCTGTGCGGGGAGCTGTCACCGGCCGAGTGCCATCGCACCGGCACCAGCCCGGTTGCCCGCGGCCACCGGCATCCGCTCACCCTGCGCAGCTACCGGCTCACCGATCGGGCGATGACCGCCGCCGAGGCGTCGGCCGCGGTCGAGGCCTGGGATCCGTCCCTGGACCAGGAGCGCTATCTGCTGCTCATCGCGGTCGGTGGGCGCGCCAACGACATCGACCCGGCCGCCACCGGGTACGTCCACCGCACCGCCCGGTTCCTGGTCGGTTACCAGTACGCGCTGCGCAACCCCAGCCCCGAGGCGATGCCGGCCGCCTGGGCGTGGACCGATCGCACGGCCGCCACCCTGGAGCCGGTGGCCTGTGGGTCGTACGTGAACTTTCCGAGCACCCGCCCCGAGCCGGACTGGCCGGCCCGATTCTTCGGCACCAACCTGCCCCGGCTGCGAGCGGTCAAGCGCGCGGTCGACCCGGGCAACTTCTTCCGACACGAGCAGAGCATCGCGCCGTGA
- a CDS encoding MarR family winged helix-turn-helix transcriptional regulator, translating to MDATTGTTRAEELMDAVGPAFSRLGRSVALNAQKPISRRDITRTRVLQTAYDAAERADHDITVGDIAERLAVDPSAASRMVSDAISAGYLRRVASQRDGRRTVVQLTEAGSAMLADFRQHQRAAYEHITRDWPEQERLEFARLLIKYVDALASLPERTADE from the coding sequence ATGGACGCCACCACCGGTACGACGCGAGCAGAAGAGCTGATGGACGCGGTCGGCCCGGCCTTCTCCCGGCTGGGCAGATCCGTGGCGCTCAATGCGCAGAAGCCGATCTCGCGCCGGGACATCACCCGGACCCGGGTGCTGCAGACCGCGTACGACGCCGCCGAGCGGGCCGACCATGACATCACCGTGGGTGACATCGCCGAGCGGCTCGCGGTCGATCCGTCGGCCGCGAGCCGCATGGTGTCCGACGCCATCTCGGCCGGGTATCTGCGTCGGGTCGCCTCCCAGCGCGACGGACGGCGCACCGTGGTGCAGCTGACCGAGGCGGGCAGCGCGATGCTCGCCGACTTCCGTCAGCATCAGCGGGCGGCGTACGAGCACATCACCCGGGACTGGCCGGAGCAGGAGCGTCTGGAGTTCGCCCGCCTGCTGATCAAGTACGTGGACGCGCTCGCCTCGCTGCCCGAACGGACCGCCGACGAGTGA
- a CDS encoding SAM-dependent methyltransferase, with amino-acid sequence MTRPSWAPPEIDIDKPSIARVYDYWIGGSHNFPVDREVGRTVEQANPLLPQTFRANRAFLRRAVRELSALGIRQFLDVGSGIPTEGNVHEIALAGNPDSRIVYVDIDPVAVAHARAILADEPRAVAIQGDLFKWVDILEAPETRALLDFDQPIAVILAAIIHFVPPDADPVALVDRYVEPLAEGSFLVVTHAGAETVPQATPGFAARYQGAVNEVIWRDRSEVTELFQGLELLAPGVVPVPLWRPEPGGDPDNLGADAPMLAGVARKVRPA; translated from the coding sequence GTGACCCGTCCCAGCTGGGCCCCCCCGGAGATCGACATCGACAAACCGAGCATCGCGCGGGTCTACGACTACTGGATCGGTGGCTCGCACAACTTCCCGGTCGATCGGGAGGTCGGCCGCACTGTGGAGCAGGCGAACCCACTGCTGCCCCAGACATTCCGGGCAAACCGGGCGTTCCTGCGCCGGGCGGTGCGGGAGTTGTCCGCGCTCGGCATCCGCCAGTTCCTCGACGTCGGCTCCGGGATCCCGACCGAGGGCAACGTGCACGAGATCGCGCTGGCCGGCAACCCGGACAGCCGGATCGTGTACGTCGACATCGACCCGGTCGCGGTCGCGCACGCAAGGGCGATCCTCGCCGACGAGCCGCGCGCCGTGGCCATCCAGGGCGACCTGTTCAAGTGGGTGGACATCCTGGAGGCTCCGGAGACCCGGGCACTGCTCGACTTCGACCAGCCGATCGCGGTGATCCTGGCCGCGATCATCCACTTCGTGCCGCCGGACGCGGACCCGGTCGCGCTGGTCGACCGGTACGTCGAGCCGCTGGCCGAGGGGAGCTTTCTGGTCGTCACGCACGCCGGGGCGGAAACCGTCCCGCAGGCCACGCCCGGGTTCGCGGCTCGTTACCAGGGCGCGGTCAACGAGGTGATCTGGCGGGACCGGTCCGAGGTGACCGAGCTGTTCCAGGGGCTGGAGTTGCTCGCGCCCGGTGTGGTGCCGGTGCCGCTGTGGCGCCCGGAGCCCGGCGGTGACCCGGACAACCTGGGCGCGGACGCCCCGATGTTGGCCGGCGTCGCCCGCAAGGTCAGGCCGGCCTGA
- a CDS encoding FAD-dependent monooxygenase: MTGDETPVLIVGGSLAGLASALFLAEQGIRPLLVERHPQISAHPRAQAASPRTMELLDAIGLGDEVRAAETPNAQYGDILQVESLAGEELGRFDGPFRHDTHGVSSTGWTLIGQDRLEPILRARAEQLGADIRFGTELVRYVQDADGVNAVIRGVHGVERTVRAQYLIAADGHRSQIRGELGIATTGRGTFGRQMIILFRADLESLVAGRKFFLCFVSNPEVHGVLGQLGAAGTQLWCLAPSLRPEDGHQEYSTERCVALVRAAVGVPDLPLTVTDASSWEIAARVAERFRDGRVFLVGDSAHVMPPTGGFGGNMGLQDAHNLAWKLALVLRGTAGPGLLDSYESERLPVAEFTVEQGVIRYLQRSGLDPEVASRHQPEATVLFGHRYRSVAVLTEDDDPAVVEDPRQASGRPGTRAPYLLLRHGDRDISLADLVRRDFALVAAAGGRAWLDAGATVAAGGIPLGRYLVGADPTADLVDAAGQFPARYGIGDAGAVLVRPDGFVAWRSADLPAEPAESLRRVFARLLATA; the protein is encoded by the coding sequence GTGACTGGTGACGAGACACCCGTCCTCATCGTCGGCGGCAGCCTGGCCGGCCTGGCGTCCGCCCTGTTCCTGGCCGAACAGGGCATCCGGCCGCTGCTCGTCGAACGCCACCCGCAGATCTCGGCGCATCCACGCGCGCAGGCCGCCAGCCCGCGCACGATGGAGCTGCTGGACGCCATCGGTCTGGGAGACGAGGTACGCGCGGCCGAGACCCCCAACGCCCAGTACGGCGACATCCTGCAGGTGGAGTCGCTGGCCGGCGAGGAACTCGGCCGGTTCGACGGCCCGTTCCGGCACGACACCCACGGGGTGAGCAGCACCGGTTGGACACTGATCGGCCAGGACCGGCTGGAGCCGATCCTGCGCGCCCGCGCTGAGCAACTCGGCGCCGACATACGTTTCGGCACCGAACTCGTCCGCTACGTCCAGGACGCCGACGGGGTGAACGCGGTCATCCGTGGCGTCCACGGCGTGGAGCGGACCGTCCGGGCGCAGTACCTGATCGCCGCCGATGGGCATCGCAGCCAGATCCGCGGCGAGTTGGGGATCGCCACCACCGGCCGCGGGACGTTCGGCCGCCAGATGATCATCCTGTTCCGGGCCGATCTGGAGTCGCTGGTGGCCGGCCGCAAGTTCTTCCTGTGCTTCGTCAGCAACCCCGAGGTGCACGGCGTGCTGGGCCAACTCGGCGCGGCCGGCACGCAGCTGTGGTGCCTGGCACCGAGCCTTCGCCCGGAGGACGGGCACCAGGAGTACTCCACCGAGCGGTGCGTCGCGCTGGTCCGGGCCGCGGTCGGGGTACCGGACCTGCCGCTGACCGTCACCGACGCCTCCAGCTGGGAGATCGCCGCCCGGGTCGCCGAGCGGTTCCGGGACGGCCGGGTGTTCCTGGTCGGCGACTCCGCGCACGTGATGCCGCCGACCGGCGGGTTCGGTGGCAACATGGGCCTGCAGGACGCGCACAACCTGGCCTGGAAGCTGGCACTGGTGCTGCGGGGCACGGCCGGCCCGGGCCTGCTCGACAGCTACGAGTCGGAACGGCTGCCGGTGGCCGAGTTCACCGTCGAGCAGGGCGTCATCCGCTACCTGCAGCGCAGCGGTCTGGACCCGGAGGTGGCGTCACGCCATCAACCAGAGGCGACGGTCCTGTTCGGCCACCGTTACCGGTCGGTCGCGGTGCTCACCGAGGACGACGATCCGGCCGTGGTCGAGGACCCGCGGCAGGCGTCCGGTCGGCCCGGCACCCGGGCCCCCTATCTGCTGCTGCGCCACGGCGACCGTGACATCTCCCTGGCCGACCTGGTCCGACGAGACTTTGCGCTGGTGGCGGCGGCGGGCGGCCGGGCCTGGCTGGACGCCGGCGCCACGGTCGCGGCGGGCGGCATCCCGCTGGGCCGCTACCTGGTCGGCGCGGATCCCACAGCCGACCTGGTCGACGCCGCCGGGCAGTTCCCGGCCCGGTACGGCATCGGCGACGCCGGGGCGGTGCTGGTACGGCCGGACGGCTTCGTGGCCTGGCGATCCGCCGATCTCCCCGCCGAGCCGGCGGAGTCGCTGCGCCGGGTGTTCGCCCGGCTGCTCGCGACAGCGTGA